The genomic region ttgtCTCCCCAGCAATTACTTTAATGCATTATGAAGGCGTCATATGTTAGaatcatttattataaaaaaatcaagagaaaacCACCAATACGATGATCTGGTAGTCAAGAGCTCAATTATTCACTTGAATATTGAGTCCAATTTCATCgagaatataaaatttaatattttatgtgggtgtattatgtgatgtttggtgatctatttgtaattttatttaaaaaaatatcttacaTCAATGATGAATTTATTCCGAcctaatttgaaaaaatcaagaaaaaaaattaattaaagctaattgttccaaaaagaaaagtgaatgCTTAGATGTGACATAAGACAAATATTTGATGGGCATTGTCTTTGGGGATGGGCCAAACTtgaagttttaaattaaaggtCTGCATGTTAAAGCCACCTAAACAGAATAAATTAAGGTTGTTCATACGCAACTGTTCCCCGGATGCAACAACaattaataactaaaataaacaCAAGAAAATTACTCAAACCTGACTGAAACAGTACagcaattcaaaatcaaacacCGCTGCCCCAACTTGTGATTCTTGCTGCTTCTTCTCATACTCTTGGTTGCAAAACAGAGACTCATCGTATTCAATGCAACAACAGATTTCTTGTTGTTTCAGTAAGTCCCATCATGAttttttcagttaatttttgtgggattcttgaattttgaccaaaagGGTCGGGATTGAGAGTTGCTGTTTTCTCTGAgatgggtttttttttgttttttgattcagatggatgatgatgatgatgatgatgatgaagggATTTGCTGACTTTGGTCATATAGCATGTgatcttttgtgtgtgtgtattgttTGTAAATGATTGAAGAATTGTATTTTGAGCtgttgttgtttgaaaatgggTGTGAAAGAGAAAAGGGAAAGTCCCATAAGCCCCGTGCTTCTGAAACTTGGTGCGGCTTTGGCTTTTTCTCTTGGTGGGATTGTTTATACCTTTTTTAGAAGTAAAAGAATTAAGCCCTCTGTTCCAAAACCTGCACTGAATTCTCCAGGTTCGACTTTTTTACTTGTTCGTCTTTGTCCTAAAATTCTATGTTCTTGTTTGGTTTGGTATACTTCTGTTTTGATTTATATGTGATGCATATGTACAGGTAAGGGCAGTCAGGTTTGTTCAAGAAGGGAAGATGGTGGGGTTGCGGATCGCGCTTTGCAGGTACCACTAAAATCCTGGAGGTCTTCTTTAGTTGCAGCACAGAATTATACATGAAAATTAGATCCCTCTTTTAACTTATGTAAATTTAGATATATGGTTCATAAGTGAAACTCTATAAATTTGTTCTTTCTTGGAAAGGGTATTAGTAAACTAGTAATCTTATTGATACCATGAATTGAAAGTCATCTTCATGATTGAGGAATTATTTTCCTGGATCGTGGGTTGGATGAGAGTAATTGGATTTGGTagttttgatttgattgtgGACTGTGTCTGAAGTGATTTTTCCGGTTACGCCGTCTTGTAAAGAAAACAGTGGAGCTGAAGAAGGCACCCTTTCTTAGTTGATGGTTGGTTGGGAAGTAGAACTTGTGTTGTTGACCAATCTGGACTTTAAATCATTATTAGTTTGTTTCTGTCTCGAGGCTTGGCAATCGGCTTTTCCGTTTTGATCATAGATATCGTACTCTCTCTTGCAGGATTCGTCTCTCCCAAAAATTGCTTCCCAGAATTCCATCAGTGATCTCTCCTCAAGTGGTAGATGCAATGGAGATAGAGATGGTTTTCTCTTACCAGAGTTTAGTCAGCTTGTAAAAGAATGTAATATGGTCCCCACAGATGATATTTCTCCTGGGATGAGTGGGCAATCCTTAGCTCCCGATGTAGCATCACCTTTGGGAAACAAATACGCTGAAGATGAGGAACAAACCAGAGATATCAGGAGCCTAAGGAATAAGgttaaaattcttgaagaaaggGAGAGGTACCTGGAGGTTCAACTGCTTGAGTATTATGGCCTTAAAGAGCAGCAAAATGCTCTCATGGAGCTCCAGAACCGGTTAAGATTAAACAACATGGAGACCAAACTTTATAACCTTAAGATAGAGTCATTGCAGGCGGATAACAGACGACTACAGGCACAAGTAGCTGATTATGCAAAAGTTGTGGCAGAGCTTGAAGCTGCCAAAGCCAAGATAAAACTGTTAAGGAAGAAACTTAGGTCTGATGCGGAACAAAATAGGGAGCATATCTTGTCCCTTCAAGAAAGAGTGATGAAGCTTCGGGACCCGGAAATGAAGGCTGTTGAAGTTGATCAAGATGTGGAAATGCAGCTAAAGAAAAGGAAGGAACTGGAGGAGGAGTTAGAGGAGATGAAGAGGTCCAACGACAGTCTGAAGCTGGAAAATTCTGAGTTGGCTCAGAAACTGGAGTATTTACAAATGCTTGCTACATCTGCTTTAGACAATGAAGAGGTAATGCtttgtttgtgattttttgatttcctttaattcttgaattggaatATCAATCTTTTATGCCAATACATGGGATATTTTGGTTCAGATACGAGCACTTAAAGAAGAAAGTCAGCTTTTAAGACAGAAAAACGAAGAATTAAGGAAGGAAATTGAACAAATCCAAGCTGACCGGTGCACAGATATTGAAGAGCTCGTCTACCTCAGATGGATAAATGCTTGCCTGCGTtatgaaatgagaaattatcaGCCGGGCCCAGGTAAAACCACTGCTAGGGATCTCAGCAAAACATTAAGTCCCAAGTCTGAAGAGAAGGCGAAACAGCTCATTCTTGAATATGCAAATAGAGAAGGTTCGGGGGACAAGGGACTTAATATTAGCGATTTCGATTCTGATCAGTGGTCTACTTCTCAGGCTTCTTATCTTACAGACTCGGGGGAACATGACGACTTCCCTGTCGACAATCTGCCAGCTAACAAGatgaaccattcaagcaagaCAAAAGTCTTGTCCAAGTTGATGAAGCTGTGGCGAGGAAAGGACAATCACCATCATTTTCAAACACCACACTCGCCTCCTGAAAGAGCTGTTTCTGTCAACGATGGTCTAAGTAGATTTTCTAGTAATCTTCATTCAGGCATTTCACTAGGAATAGACCCTGAAGCTGAGGGTCCCATGAAGAGAACAAGAGCCTCATCTGAGGATTTCTCTAGACATTCTTTCAATCTCCAGAGATCTCGTTCACAAGGTCAAAAGAGTACCCCTGGGCAAAGCAGCAACTGTTCTGGAAGAACCAGTGATGATGGTTCCTTGAGCATCTTCAGAACAATTGACTCGATAAACGATGATGGTTCGTCCCCAAGCATTCAGCCTCAGCAAGATGCTCAAAATGCAGAAAACACTGAACTGGTGAAATATGCGGAAGCCCTGAAAAACTCTCGTGGGAAATCATCATTTCGTCGGAGATCGGCCTCACTTAGCTCCTTTTGACATCTTTGTTAGAGTTTtgcattcttctttttccaagaaaatagGTAATAACATTGTTGAAAGTGCACTGCTGCACTAATTATTGCAAGAGGGGTGCTCTGGATAGGTAGGATTTTGTAGCTGGTTGTGGCCTTTGTTTGAGTGATTTGCATAGATAGTCATGTATGTAAAACCATAGATGCTTGAAAATCAATATAGAAAAAGGTGAAGATTGTAAAGAAAATGATGCTCATATACTTGCAGTAATAATTGTGTGCAAACATTAATGCAAATAgttcttttctcatttttctcaaactcTGAAAAGTGTGTTAGGTGTCTTCCAGATTACTTCTTGTGggagaaatacatattttttgagaaaaaaggaaaaaataaattaacaatgtAATAAGATCAGTAAATCAGCCATGTTTCCTAAATTATCTCTTAACAATgcattgaaaaatgaaatatttttggcCCAACAAGAGGACAATCCACTGACTGCCGTTATTCGACACCGTAGCGAAATATGACAGTTATATAACTACCACTCACAGAGAGACAAAAGCAGTATACATACTGAAATAGTTTCAGTAGTATCTCATATTTCTCAAGTTCACTTTTCCCTCTCTCTCGCTAACTCTCTAAAGTTTCTCTTTTGATTCTTGAACAAAGTCAAGAAAATTGCGATGGATCCTCTTTCAAGAACCTCACTCTACGTGGGTGATCTGCACCCGGATGTTACAGAAGAGGACCTCCGTAAGACTTTTGGACAGGTTGGCCCGCTTGCTTCAGTCCGTCTGTGCCGTGACAAGCTCTTCCCCAAATCCGTCTGCCATGCTTTCGTCAATTTCTGGTTTCCTGCtcatggtaaatttgcttgttcagtttaagtatatttttcagTCGATACTTATGTTTGAACATGTACTGTCGGATGATGGTTATGTGTGGCGGAAGTGTTCTATGTCTTGGTTATGggattttcttttgatgaattttgctTTTTCGATTATCTGCGACATTctgttttttccttctttgggAGTAATTGAGTGAAGAAAtggattttcttgaattttgcttTTGTGAGTCTCTCTTTACAATAACTTTTGTTTCTTGGTAACGGGAAGTGTGAACTTTTATTCCTTTATCAAGCTTCTTGATCCACAGATTGAATATAAAAGAGTTCTTGTTCCGGAAAGTATCGGGTAAATAGTCCTCGGGTAATTAGAGACATTTCATGAGAACTGTTTCTGGATTCTTGTCCTCGCTGTTTGTTTCCGTCTTAATTTAAGGGACTTCAGTCTTTCTTGATACAGAACTTTGTCTTTCTCTCTTAGCTTTATGTTAGGGTCATGATGTAGTATATAGCTTTTGTGTATCTAGTCAATTGTTTCTTGGTCCCTCTTCtcttacatatatttaatcacgATTCTGATGAATACTCTTGCTTTTATCAGCTTTTAGTGCTCTAAGACTTCTGAACCATACCATATTAAGGGGTAAATCTATGAGAATTATGTGGTATCAGAAGGATCCCGTTACAAGAATGAATGGCATTGGGAACCTCTATGTGAAAAATCTTGACAAATCGATCTCCAGCGCCCGATTGCAAGGAATTTTCTCCAAACATGGAACAGTACTTTCTTGCAAAGTTGCTGAGGAAAATGGGATCAGTAAGGGTTTTGGGTTTGTTCAATTTGATTCAGAAGATACAGCCATGGCAGCTCTCAAAGCTCTCCATGATACTGTGCTGGAAGGCAAGAAGTTGTGAGTCAGCACTCTTCTGCCACTTGTTTATTCTAACTCTTATTTCTCATGCTTAACAATGTTTCCTGCATGTTATATCTTGCAAGTTCCGAATTTTTCCACCGTTTATGCTTtccactttcttgattttgtttggttttcttttgttaGATTATGATTCCTcttcactttctctctctctctctctcactgcATATACATAGACATATACTGTTTGCATGAgtgtttgtatatattaagtataatACTTATGGTCTCTATCAGATATGTCTCCAAATTTCTAAGAAAGATTTGGAGACAGGCTGGAGAACCAGGTTTCAGAAGCCTGTATGTGAAAAATCTCGATGAATGCATCACAGAGGACGTCCTCAAGGATAAGTTTTCAGAACATGGGAAGGTCATCAGTGCAGTCATAATGAAGAATGAGAAGGGGAAATCAAAAGGGTTTGGGTTTGTTAACTTTGATTCACATGAATCAGCCAAAAAAGCCATGGAGGCTTTGCATGGAGAACTGATTGGTAAACATTCTCTTTCCTCAGCTTCTTGTGAAAACATTGATTGCTTTTCATTTGccctttaattataaaagatggGTATACTTGTGCAAGGTTGATTGCTTTAACAAATACTATCTTGTATGTTTAGGGTCAAAGAATCTCTTTGTGGGCAAGGCTCTGGAGAAAGCTGAAAGAAAAGAGCACTTTAGACAACAGTATGGATATGGTACTGATCACCATAAGAAATCAAATGATTCAACTCTGTATGTAAGGAATCTCGATGGATCCATTGATGACAGAAAATTGGAAGAAATTTTCAGTCATTTTGGGACAGTAGTTTCAGCTAAAGTGATCCGGAATAGTGATGGAGTCAGCAAAGAATTTGGCTTTGTACGCTTTTCGTGTCAAGTGGAGGCGAACAAGGCCTTGAATTCATTAATCAGTATGAAATAGCTGCTCTCTATCCTCTGTCTATTTTGgatacttttattttcccattttcttcaactttttcGTCTATTACACAGGAACCCCTTTCCAAGGACGGACACTGTATCTGGCATGGGCTCAAAACAAAGAACAACAAACTAACAGTTTGCAGCAGTTTTATAGCCATTGGCAGTCTTATGCAAATTTCACACCTCAGCCACTTTGTACTTGTAACCATTGGCCACGGCACTGCGACTCTCCTCTCTTCAGTTCTCCAATTCCTACGAAACAAATGATTCCATGGCATCCTACTTTATACTCAAATTTTGTTGGATCTTTCAGTCCGCCTAATCCATTTCAAGCTCAGAACTTGCAAAGCGTCAGTTGTACATTTGTAAAAAACTTATACAGATAAAATTTTGCTTTCCTCATAATCCAGTGTAATACCCTCACAAGAATTCTGGTTTTTGCAACTGCAGATCCCTCCGAGACACACTCCCGTTTGGAATTCTAAGGATTGTATAGGACGAAACCTAGTCTGTCTCCTTTTGTcctcttatttatatttcttgctGATTCTTGAAGATAATTCTTCTCctaacttatttatattttcattaaattatctCTTCTGATGGACAGCCAATGCAGCTTGCTAGTTTGGATTGGTGTAGACAAGATAGGTATGAAGGGATCTCCAAGGGTCAAAAACCATGGAGCAGTGCAGAATAAGATCATTAACGGCGATGGGAAGGAATGATGTAAAGGGTCAGGTACTACGAGAACCTTTTCCATGAGACATCTCcttatattttcaatagaaGCCCTGGTTACCTGCATCCCTCTATTGTTCAGAATATTCAGGTCAGTAAATTCTATCTCAAAGATGAATAATTTTCTCCGTTCAACTACAAATTTCGACTTACACACTTCCCTGATCTTAAGACTGCTGAGTACTCTCTTCTCCTATTCTTTCTGCAGCTTTGTGTATAGAGCTAGTGATGACTGCAGTTGCCAATGACCAAGTTGGATACTTGACAATGCATACTGAGAAGGCTGTTCAATTGTTGATGAGGGAAAAAATAGGAATTGTTTCAGACAATTTTGAAGTTTTGAAAGATCAACTCTTTTCTGATTGCTCTTGCACTACTGATCCCTGTAACCGAATCTTGTATGCTAGTTCTAACACGTAGATTGTTTTCATGTCTTTACgaattaaagaaattgatgTACATAGTAGGACCCAAACTGTTGTACATGGCAGCGGATTTTTGTTTGGAATCTCATATTTCTTCTCAGCAGATGTGCCATTTGCCTGGTGTTTCAGTGTGTCTTCAGTAATGAAATGTATGACTTGATTGGTCTCttgcaaaaaataagagaGTCTTAGTTCAATAAGAGACTTTGGAGCAGCTGTATATAAACTTTTGACTATTTCAATACGTGGTTGCCCTTATTAGGACTACAAATTACTGGTACATGACCTGGTTTTCCCCGAGGGACAATGTAAAAGAGAGATTCAAGATGAAGAACAAAGAAGTAAAGAAAGTCGAAAGTAGTAACACTCTTGAGACCTTTTACTATTGCACGGATAGAAATTATAGCAAATACAGTTATCAACCAATGAGGGAGATCCCTTGAATTATCAAGCTATCAGCAAGAATTTGGTTAGCTGCCTGAGAGGGATGCACGCTGTCCCAGAACACATACTGACTTGCATTGGTGCAGGTGCCATACGACTTGGGATTGCACAACAACGATGTTGTCTCCACAGTTCCTGTTCCGCAACAACCTCTTGTTGCCTCTGTAAAGCCTACAAAACAAAGGAAACAACACAGATAGTAATTACTCGTACATGTTTTAAGAGGTTGGTGTTTCCTAAGATGCTATTCATGTGGACATTACCATTTTTCTTAGGATTTGCAACGAGGTCATAGAGGGGCTTGAAGACATCAAAAACAACAATCTTGACGTCTGGAAGCTGCTTCTGCAGCTGTGTTGCAGCCGAGTTGATCTTCTTGTTGAATTGTTGAGCATCAGTATTGATCCTTGAGACACAGCCACTTTCATGGAAGCCGAATATCGTTCTTGCAGCCGGGAGACAACCCAGCGGTGGAAGTGAAGTCACCCCAATCCTCCTTGCTCCCAGCCCGTATAAACTCTGTACATTCCAAAACTTTCTCCTTTCAGTTTCCAATCTTGATGGACGGCAGCAATTGGCTTATAATACATGATAATGGCAATCAAATTTACCTTGACAAAGCTTGTGAAACTGCTGACAAGGTACGAGGAATACTGATCAGGAGTATAGGCTTTGTTCAGGAAAGGATTGACATAGTAATTCTGGATAAAGTCACTGCTGCCAGCAGAAACAAGGTACAACGCGTCCTTTATAATCGATGCTGCCTTCTTACTCCCTGCTACCTTTGCCAGCTTTCCTTGGTACTCCTTGTAGTACTCTAACTGCTGCGACAGTGGAATTACATGCTGCAAAACAGGAAACAACTTAGCAAAGTTTTTATCTGTTTCAAAATACGAAGACACAAAATCAAGTCTTTACACTTAGAAGGGATGTGTGTTCATCATATCCAGCACCAGCAGAAGCAAAGTTGCTTCCTAGGAGAAGGTTCTTCCCTGATGCCTGAGGGCTAAGATAAGCCGGCGGATAGCTCGTAAATCCAAGATTCTCAGCTGCAGAATCAGCAACCCAAGTCAATCTTTAGCTTATAATGTAatgaatttattcataaaccTCGAACTCTTGATCCTTAAAACTACTACATTTTTAACTTACCCGTAATGTCCGTGGCTAATTTCCCATTGCAGAACCTGCCGGTGGcttcttgattcttgaagtCCCTGCCATAAGGTGGATAATTTGCCTTGAATATGGTGTGAATGTAGTCGTTGTTCCCCACGTCCACGACTGAGTCCCCGAACGTTATAATTGCGGGGACTAACGTCACCTGAGCGTTACCAAAACTGCAGAAGAGGGCTACAGCCAATGTGTATGCTAAAACAACTCCCATTTTTCACTCAGACCTGAATCTCAAGGCCTTCTTCAGCTAtgacaatttatatatatatgtgtgtgtgtgtttgctGAATTTCCTGAATCCTGATAAAGTCGTCCTGTGTTGAATAAGGGAAGATGAGCGTTGGGATCGACATTAATGGTTTACTCAAAAGGTAGTTCTGCTGCATTAAAGCACCTCAATAAATAACACAACTATAAAGTACCCCTATTTGCTTACACATACTTTATACACTAAATCCGTTAGTTGTCATTTTGTTATTCTTAAAAGGGGTTTGAACAGCATATAAACTCCGATGCTCATCTGAATCTAACTAATCAAAAAATCATACCAAAACGAGTAATGCATCATCACATGCTGGCCCTTGATGTACACGACGGGCAAGTGCAATTACCATCTCACAACTAAGATACGCGCAAGAAAGTAGTTGGGGGGATATATGTAGGGAACGCGATCTGGAGCAGTAATGCAAGCATGTGATGTGAGTTAATTTGTTGACACAAATTTCGCCCACTCATGCTATctttaacaacaaaaatctAAGCTGCATGAAATCGACATTCGATATACAAACAACTGTTTTAGTCGAGAAATTTATTGATCCATAAACGTTTTTCGAGCTCATCGTTCCATCACACGTTATGGTCCAGAAATGAACTAGTACATTCCTAGACTAAAGAGTGTTGCATGT from Sesamum indicum cultivar Zhongzhi No. 13 linkage group LG3, S_indicum_v1.0, whole genome shotgun sequence harbors:
- the LOC105157703 gene encoding protein CHUP1, chloroplastic, translating into MGVKEKRESPISPVLLKLGAALAFSLGGIVYTFFRSKRIKPSVPKPALNSPGKGSQVCSRREDGGVADRALQDSSLPKIASQNSISDLSSSGRCNGDRDGFLLPEFSQLVKECNMVPTDDISPGMSGQSLAPDVASPLGNKYAEDEEQTRDIRSLRNKVKILEERERYLEVQLLEYYGLKEQQNALMELQNRLRLNNMETKLYNLKIESLQADNRRLQAQVADYAKVVAELEAAKAKIKLLRKKLRSDAEQNREHILSLQERVMKLRDPEMKAVEVDQDVEMQLKKRKELEEELEEMKRSNDSLKLENSELAQKLEYLQMLATSALDNEEIRALKEESQLLRQKNEELRKEIEQIQADRCTDIEELVYLRWINACLRYEMRNYQPGPGKTTARDLSKTLSPKSEEKAKQLILEYANREGSGDKGLNISDFDSDQWSTSQASYLTDSGEHDDFPVDNLPANKMNHSSKTKVLSKLMKLWRGKDNHHHFQTPHSPPERAVSVNDGLSRFSSNLHSGISLGIDPEAEGPMKRTRASSEDFSRHSFNLQRSRSQGQKSTPGQSSNCSGRTSDDGSLSIFRTIDSINDDGSSPSIQPQQDAQNAENTELVKYAEALKNSRGKSSFRRRSASLSSF
- the LOC105157835 gene encoding polyadenylate-binding protein 6 isoform X2, translated to MDPLSRTSLYVGDLHPDVTEEDLRKTFGQVGPLASVRLCRDKLFPKSVCHAFVNFWFPAHAFSALRLLNHTILRGKSMRIMWYQKDPVTRMNGIGNLYVKNLDKSISSARLQGIFSKHGTVLSCKVAEENGISKGFGFVQFDSEDTAMAALKALHDTVLEGKKLYVSKFLRKIWRQAGEPGFRSLYVKNLDECITEDVLKDKFSEHGKVISAVIMKNEKGKSKGFGFVNFDSHESAKKAMEALHGELIGSKNLFVGKALEKAERKEHFRQQYGYGTDHHKKSNDSTLYVRNLDGSIDDRKLEEIFSHFGTVVSAKVIRNSDGVSKEFGFVRFSCQVEANKALNSLIRTPFQGRTLYLAWAQNKEQQTNSLQQFYSHWQSYANFTPQPLCTCNHWPRHCDSPLFSSPIPTKQMIPWHPTLYSNFVGSFSPPNPFQAQNLQSIPPRHTPVWNSKDCIGRNLPMQLASLDWCRQDRYEGISKGQKPWSSAE
- the LOC105157835 gene encoding polyadenylate-binding protein 6 isoform X1 → MDPLSRTSLYVGDLHPDVTEEDLRKTFGQVGPLASVRLCRDKLFPKSVCHAFVNFWFPAHAFSALRLLNHTILRGKSMRIMWYQKDPVTRMNGIGNLYVKNLDKSISSARLQGIFSKHGTVLSCKVAEENGISKGFGFVQFDSEDTAMAALKALHDTVLEGKKLYVSKFLRKIWRQAGEPGFRSLYVKNLDECITEDVLKDKFSEHGKVISAVIMKNEKGKSKGFGFVNFDSHESAKKAMEALHGELIGSKNLFVGKALEKAERKEHFRQQYGYGTDHHKKSNDSTLYVRNLDGSIDDRKLEEIFSHFGTVVSAKVIRNSDGVSKEFGFVRFSCQVEANKALNSLIRTPFQGRTLYLAWAQNKEQQTNSLQQFYSHWQSYANFTPQPLCTCNHWPRHCDSPLFSSPIPTKQMIPWHPTLYSNFVGSFSPPNPFQAQNLQSVSCTFIPPRHTPVWNSKDCIGRNLPMQLASLDWCRQDRYEGISKGQKPWSSAE
- the LOC105157704 gene encoding GDSL esterase/lipase APG, giving the protein MGVVLAYTLAVALFCSFGNAQVTLVPAIITFGDSVVDVGNNDYIHTIFKANYPPYGRDFKNQEATGRFCNGKLATDITAENLGFTSYPPAYLSPQASGKNLLLGSNFASAGAGYDEHTSLLSHVIPLSQQLEYYKEYQGKLAKVAGSKKAASIIKDALYLVSAGSSDFIQNYYVNPFLNKAYTPDQYSSYLVSSFTSFVKSLYGLGARRIGVTSLPPLGCLPAARTIFGFHESGCVSRINTDAQQFNKKINSAATQLQKQLPDVKIVVFDVFKPLYDLVANPKKNGFTEATRGCCGTGTVETTSLLCNPKSYGTCTNASQYVFWDSVHPSQAANQILADSLIIQGISLIG